A stretch of the Sorangium aterium genome encodes the following:
- a CDS encoding DUF3160 domain-containing protein, which yields MRKMLLHFHVVPILLALAGGCSGESNQQPDTGGTQSGGTQSEQPPAPLGPEQQAELNALLDEQESSANMTAEDFASRYAVPFASGLPYAPADAEGLSLVQGSTLALDQDELAKLSANGFVISEKKAFPTFTYGYASIYALDLPLYVSADSILYAVHRSYDAILKDVELAALAPELGAMLEEMRARLAAGAAGELGAEARADVDLFTAVALSLLNDAPVAPVAGADAAKIDELVAGAKAHQGTGNVRLFGTGRIMDFSQFEPRGHYTDAPALQRYFRSMMWLGRVDFRFLETQQDGTQILQRRQLEGAYALRALADQNTLARYTRIDDTVQTFVGESDYMTLPELDVLLTDLGLADAAGLAGLSDEQIIDVVVKKGHGTQRISSHIMINGLDKGTMPLSSSFALLGQRYVVDSHVFSNVVYDRVKGGTVKRMMPSPLDVGFAALGNDQAGQLLAPELGQFPYAPDLHMMRVLVDAHPGDFWSKNLYNRWLGALRELSPAKALADTAGLPAVAKTEAWGRRLLNTQLASWAELRHDTLLYAKQSYTSGATCEFPDAYVDPYPAFYARIAELAEQGGRVVDALDLSGSPGLNQRVPAYFARLQSVARTLGEMAENERAGVPLTAGHLDFINQAVRIQHGCGSDEGAEGWYAGLFYDVFQTVAEDPTIADVHTQPTDEGGAPVGRVLHVGTGRPRLMVVTADPCGARRAFVGLASSYFEKITGDFQRMTDEEWAGELQETTPDDVAWMQDLVSR from the coding sequence ATGCGCAAAATGCTTCTTCACTTTCACGTCGTCCCGATCCTCCTTGCGCTCGCCGGCGGCTGCTCCGGCGAGAGCAACCAGCAGCCCGACACCGGCGGTACGCAGAGCGGCGGTACGCAATCGGAGCAGCCCCCTGCGCCGCTCGGGCCCGAGCAGCAGGCGGAGCTCAACGCGCTGCTCGATGAGCAGGAGTCCTCGGCGAACATGACCGCGGAGGACTTCGCCTCGAGGTACGCCGTCCCCTTCGCCTCGGGCCTGCCTTACGCGCCGGCGGACGCCGAGGGCCTCTCGCTCGTCCAGGGCTCCACGCTCGCCCTCGACCAGGACGAGCTCGCGAAGCTCTCCGCGAACGGCTTCGTCATTTCGGAGAAGAAGGCCTTCCCGACCTTCACTTACGGCTACGCGAGCATCTACGCGCTCGATCTGCCGCTCTACGTGTCCGCCGACTCCATCCTGTACGCGGTCCACCGCTCGTACGACGCGATCCTGAAGGACGTGGAGCTCGCCGCGCTCGCGCCCGAGCTCGGGGCCATGCTCGAGGAGATGCGCGCGCGGCTCGCCGCGGGCGCCGCCGGCGAGCTCGGCGCCGAGGCGCGCGCCGACGTGGACCTCTTCACCGCCGTGGCGCTCTCGCTCCTGAACGACGCGCCCGTCGCGCCCGTCGCGGGCGCGGACGCCGCGAAGATCGACGAGCTCGTCGCGGGCGCCAAGGCCCACCAGGGCACGGGCAACGTGCGCCTCTTCGGCACAGGCCGGATCATGGACTTTTCACAGTTCGAGCCCCGCGGCCACTACACCGACGCACCGGCGCTCCAGCGCTACTTCCGCAGCATGATGTGGCTCGGCCGCGTCGACTTCCGCTTCCTGGAGACCCAGCAGGACGGCACGCAGATCCTCCAGCGGCGGCAGCTCGAGGGCGCCTACGCGCTGCGCGCCCTCGCCGACCAGAACACCCTCGCCCGGTACACGCGCATCGACGACACGGTCCAGACCTTCGTCGGCGAGAGCGACTACATGACGCTGCCCGAGCTCGACGTCCTGCTCACGGACCTCGGCCTCGCCGACGCCGCCGGCCTCGCCGGGCTCTCGGACGAGCAGATCATCGACGTCGTGGTGAAGAAGGGCCACGGGACGCAGCGGATCTCGAGCCACATCATGATCAACGGCCTCGACAAGGGTACGATGCCCCTCTCGTCGAGCTTCGCGCTGCTCGGCCAGCGGTACGTCGTCGACTCCCACGTCTTCTCGAACGTGGTCTACGATCGGGTGAAGGGCGGCACCGTCAAGCGCATGATGCCGAGCCCGCTCGACGTGGGCTTCGCCGCGCTCGGCAACGATCAGGCGGGACAGCTGCTCGCGCCCGAGCTCGGGCAGTTCCCCTACGCGCCGGACCTGCACATGATGCGCGTGCTCGTCGACGCGCACCCCGGCGACTTCTGGAGCAAGAACCTCTACAACCGCTGGCTCGGCGCGCTGCGGGAGCTGTCGCCGGCGAAGGCGCTCGCCGACACCGCGGGGCTGCCCGCGGTGGCGAAGACCGAGGCGTGGGGCCGGCGCCTCCTGAACACCCAGCTCGCCTCGTGGGCCGAGCTCCGGCACGACACGCTGCTCTACGCCAAGCAGTCGTACACGAGCGGCGCCACGTGCGAGTTCCCTGACGCCTACGTCGACCCGTACCCGGCGTTCTATGCGCGCATCGCCGAGCTGGCGGAGCAAGGCGGGCGCGTCGTCGACGCGCTCGATCTATCGGGCTCGCCGGGGCTGAACCAGCGGGTGCCGGCGTACTTCGCGCGGCTGCAGAGCGTCGCGCGGACGCTCGGCGAGATGGCCGAGAACGAGCGCGCCGGGGTGCCGCTCACGGCGGGGCACCTCGATTTCATCAACCAGGCCGTCCGGATTCAGCACGGCTGCGGCTCGGACGAGGGGGCGGAGGGCTGGTACGCCGGGCTCTTCTACGACGTCTTCCAGACCGTGGCCGAGGACCCGACGATCGCCGACGTGCACACGCAGCCGACCGACGAGGGCGGCGCGCCGGTCGGGCGCGTGCTGCACGTGGGCACCGGCCGGCCGCGGCTCATGGTCGTCACCGCCGATCCGTGCGGCGCGCGGCGCGCCTTCGTGGGGCTCGCCTCCTCGTACTTCGAGAAGATCACCGGAGACTTCCAGCGCATGACCGACGAGGAGTGGGCCGGCGAGCTCCAGGAGACGACGCCGGACGACGTCGCCTGGATGCAGGACCTCGTCTCCCGCTGA
- a CDS encoding ATP-binding protein, with amino-acid sequence MTQISYGLFSELLLVRIHGRAEAYLQASSAERLALVAACRGEATVPDLAQRILSRTIYAQASSRIGPLRELLQNALDASPPGARIDVRSSEDGREISVTDQGRGMSRTELLADLLVPFRSGKAGEPDAIGEHGIGFFSVLEIAPWIEVVTATPSGGHRLLVAPLGGGPPYEDFSWTLLSLPRPSPAPYADGGRAGVPASPRASEPPRRPTTGTSVRLSLAQPISRPALAAEVAAAVGLVDAAVARIYVDGALVNTARGRLRRAAEVPLRLPPSGELCGAVELLVGRGEGIEPQLTITQKGLTVAARIDPFPGPELGLHRELARAITAAGFGLVAELPLGVPLNKGRSAVAATASTAVEAALVAAFERFVLRDALYDRELLRAVDHRLSSVLDRLLHAALLGESITIASAQAVDEIDPVARTPTVAAPEHVIRFASGLLDAPLFRSIVVDAGQRPSGAALSPPGQVHYRSAPLTLRELLQAHRTGALRPLEAAPSLSSSQVRSTARWPLGASGPGPELAVGRETPGVRPGELVYLALDEPLAQAFWRRLASEGAASQPLQAAAGAPPRAPSAAPCPMPRTSREALLKTAIDVPGVRAVAAVMTIIERLDAAISESTDLPASPIWVHQDLYGPDEMAHTDGSGISVNLASARVRALLTAVLLRDDAVAFTALADLLLHEKTHVSLASYVPRPTAEHGTSFYRRKDWMRRRLLAAIASGAVADPMRWLAVARRGLASAALPAPSELSRAFLAAAAAA; translated from the coding sequence ATGACCCAGATCTCGTACGGGCTTTTCTCGGAGCTCTTGCTCGTGCGGATCCACGGGCGCGCCGAGGCCTACCTGCAGGCGAGCAGCGCGGAGCGCCTCGCGCTCGTCGCCGCCTGCCGCGGCGAGGCCACGGTGCCCGACCTCGCGCAGCGCATCCTCTCGCGCACCATCTACGCGCAGGCGTCGTCGCGCATCGGCCCGCTCCGCGAGCTGCTCCAGAACGCGCTCGACGCGTCGCCGCCGGGCGCCCGCATCGACGTCCGCTCGTCCGAGGACGGGCGCGAGATCTCGGTCACCGATCAAGGCCGCGGCATGAGCCGGACCGAGCTCCTCGCCGACCTGCTCGTGCCCTTCCGGAGCGGCAAGGCGGGCGAGCCCGACGCGATCGGCGAGCACGGGATAGGCTTCTTCTCCGTGCTCGAGATCGCGCCGTGGATCGAGGTGGTCACGGCGACGCCCTCGGGCGGGCACCGGCTGCTCGTCGCGCCGCTCGGCGGGGGGCCGCCCTACGAGGACTTCTCGTGGACGCTCCTGTCCTTGCCCCGCCCCTCGCCCGCGCCGTACGCGGACGGCGGCCGCGCGGGCGTCCCCGCGTCGCCGCGCGCCTCCGAGCCGCCGCGCCGCCCGACGACGGGCACCTCGGTGAGGCTGTCGCTCGCGCAGCCGATCTCGCGGCCCGCGCTCGCCGCGGAGGTCGCCGCGGCGGTGGGGCTGGTCGACGCGGCCGTCGCGCGGATCTACGTGGACGGCGCGCTCGTCAACACGGCGCGCGGGCGCCTCCGCCGCGCCGCGGAGGTGCCGCTCCGGCTCCCGCCGTCGGGCGAGCTCTGCGGGGCGGTCGAGCTGCTCGTGGGCCGGGGCGAGGGCATCGAGCCGCAGCTCACGATCACCCAGAAGGGGCTCACGGTGGCGGCGCGGATCGATCCCTTCCCCGGCCCCGAGCTCGGGCTTCACCGCGAGCTCGCGCGGGCGATCACGGCGGCGGGCTTCGGCCTGGTCGCGGAGCTGCCGCTCGGCGTGCCGCTCAACAAGGGCCGCTCCGCGGTCGCGGCGACCGCGTCCACGGCGGTCGAGGCGGCGCTCGTCGCGGCCTTCGAGCGGTTCGTCCTGCGCGACGCCCTGTACGACCGCGAGCTCCTGCGCGCGGTCGATCACCGCCTCTCCTCGGTCCTCGACCGGCTCCTCCACGCGGCGCTGCTCGGCGAGAGCATCACGATCGCGTCCGCGCAGGCGGTGGACGAGATCGATCCGGTCGCGCGCACCCCCACGGTGGCGGCGCCCGAGCACGTCATCCGCTTCGCGAGCGGGCTGCTCGACGCGCCCCTCTTCCGGTCGATCGTGGTCGACGCCGGCCAGCGGCCCTCGGGGGCGGCGCTGTCCCCGCCCGGCCAGGTCCACTACCGGAGCGCGCCGCTGACGCTGCGCGAGCTGCTCCAAGCGCACCGGACCGGCGCGCTCCGCCCGCTAGAGGCCGCGCCGTCGCTGTCGTCGAGCCAGGTCCGCAGCACCGCCCGCTGGCCGCTCGGCGCCTCCGGTCCGGGGCCGGAGCTCGCCGTGGGGCGGGAGACGCCCGGCGTGCGGCCCGGGGAGCTCGTGTACCTCGCGCTCGACGAGCCGCTCGCGCAGGCGTTCTGGCGGCGCCTCGCGAGCGAGGGCGCGGCGTCGCAGCCCCTCCAGGCCGCCGCCGGGGCGCCTCCGCGGGCGCCGAGCGCCGCCCCGTGCCCGATGCCCCGCACCTCGCGCGAGGCGCTCCTCAAGACCGCGATCGACGTGCCCGGCGTCCGCGCCGTGGCCGCGGTGATGACGATCATCGAGCGGCTCGACGCGGCGATCTCCGAGTCCACGGACCTGCCGGCGTCGCCGATCTGGGTGCACCAGGACCTCTACGGCCCCGACGAGATGGCGCACACCGACGGGAGCGGGATCAGCGTGAACCTCGCGTCGGCGCGGGTGCGGGCGCTGCTCACCGCGGTGCTCCTGCGCGACGACGCGGTCGCCTTCACGGCGCTGGCGGATCTCCTGCTCCACGAGAAGACGCACGTCTCGCTGGCGAGCTACGTCCCGCGCCCGACGGCCGAGCACGGCACGAGCTTCTACCGCCGCAAGGACTGGATGCGCCGCCGCCTGCTCGCGGCGATCGCGAGCGGCGCGGTCGCCGACCCGATGCGCTGGCTCGCGGTGGCGCGCCGGGGGCTCGCGAGCGCGGCGCTGCCGGCGCCGTCGGAGCTCTCGCGGGCGTTCCTCGCGGCGGCCGCGGCCGCATAA
- a CDS encoding glutaredoxin domain-containing protein, translating into MRRAGGPRGGRAAGARVAGVLLALAAAALGPACKEKRDDGTTPAQAVAELPPLELRDDTANLMLTWIDEKGDTHVEMRPADVPAEGRALVRAMLSDRTEGTRDAFYVADLTQKRPDGTYAVRTMPRREWESLLEKRRAEHLAKTAPPPAAPGPGASAGAGAPGAPSHLAGVTVIIYGASWCKPCHQAADYLRSKGIAAVVKDIEEDAGAAAEMQDKLAKSHQRGGSIPIIDVRGQILVGFSPGAIDQALARAAGGTTL; encoded by the coding sequence GTGAGGCGGGCGGGGGGCCCGCGAGGGGGGCGCGCCGCGGGGGCCCGCGTCGCGGGGGTGCTGCTCGCGCTCGCCGCGGCGGCGCTCGGCCCGGCGTGCAAGGAGAAGCGCGACGACGGGACCACGCCGGCGCAGGCGGTCGCCGAGCTGCCGCCGCTCGAGCTCCGCGACGACACGGCGAACCTGATGCTGACGTGGATCGACGAGAAGGGCGACACGCACGTCGAGATGCGCCCGGCCGACGTGCCGGCCGAGGGCCGCGCGCTCGTGCGCGCCATGCTCTCGGACCGGACGGAGGGGACGCGGGACGCGTTCTACGTCGCGGATCTGACGCAGAAGCGGCCGGACGGCACGTATGCGGTCCGGACGATGCCGCGGAGGGAATGGGAGTCGCTGCTGGAGAAGCGGCGCGCCGAGCACCTCGCGAAGACGGCGCCGCCGCCCGCAGCGCCGGGCCCCGGCGCGTCTGCGGGCGCCGGCGCGCCGGGCGCGCCGAGCCACCTCGCGGGGGTCACGGTGATCATCTACGGCGCCTCGTGGTGCAAGCCGTGCCACCAGGCCGCGGACTACCTGCGCTCGAAGGGGATCGCCGCGGTGGTGAAGGACATCGAGGAGGACGCGGGCGCGGCCGCGGAGATGCAGGACAAGCTCGCGAAGAGCCACCAGCGCGGCGGCAGCATCCCGATCATCGACGTGCGGGGGCAGATCCTCGTGGGGTTCAGCCCGGGGGCCATCGACCAGGCGCTCGCGCGGGCGGCAGGCGGGACGACGCTCTGA
- a CDS encoding glutathione S-transferase family protein produces MTAANRIHYKGRRRPTMTITFYYAPQSSAGRIRISLAELGVPHEAVRVDLRAGDQRKPEFLALNPNGQVPTLVIDGTPMFESVAIQIALGERYGVQKGLWPAPGSPEQLMALTWLVWGQVNVTSALYRYMKNTSEWFPKEQQDAKQAEAALNEVRGLLRILDSRLDGRPYVTGERCTLADLDLASVLGWGLSMTKIDTSDLKNLKGWLGRVMERPAVKAAMVDD; encoded by the coding sequence GTGACGGCGGCGAATCGGATCCACTACAAGGGGCGCCGGAGGCCAACCATGACCATCACGTTCTATTACGCCCCTCAGTCCAGCGCTGGTCGCATCCGCATCTCGCTCGCCGAGCTCGGCGTCCCCCACGAGGCCGTCCGGGTCGATCTGCGCGCCGGAGACCAGAGGAAGCCGGAGTTCCTCGCGCTCAACCCCAATGGCCAGGTGCCGACCCTCGTGATCGACGGCACGCCGATGTTCGAGTCGGTGGCGATCCAGATCGCCCTCGGCGAGCGCTACGGCGTCCAGAAGGGCCTGTGGCCGGCCCCCGGCTCGCCCGAGCAGCTCATGGCCCTGACCTGGCTCGTCTGGGGACAGGTCAACGTCACCAGCGCCCTGTACCGCTACATGAAGAACACGAGCGAGTGGTTCCCCAAGGAGCAGCAGGACGCCAAGCAGGCCGAGGCCGCGCTGAACGAGGTGCGCGGCCTGCTCCGCATCCTCGACAGCCGGCTCGACGGCCGCCCGTACGTCACCGGCGAGCGCTGTACCCTGGCGGATCTCGATCTTGCGTCCGTGCTCGGGTGGGGCCTGTCGATGACCAAGATCGACACCTCGGATCTGAAGAACCTGAAGGGCTGGCTCGGCCGCGTCATGGAGCGCCCGGCCGTGAAGGCCGCCATGGTCGACGACTGA
- a CDS encoding ABC-F family ATP-binding cassette domain-containing protein: protein MTVLQVADLSFGYGADRLFQGITFSLEQGQRAALVAPNGAGKSTLLRLVTRELTPDTGSVVIRKGIRFAYFRQSHELAAEGTVLDAFLSGFSEVLELRHALTAAQHAAASGSEADLARLSDLTDRYHIAGGDDLERRVEIIAAHLGFSPADMDRPVASLSGGERGRLQLGVVLAIEPDLLLLDEPTNHLDIETITWLEKHLAGLGGALLCVSHDRAFLDAVCPHTFELGQRSFRAYPLKYSDYALAREEDLARERELAERQEAFVAKTEDFIRRNIAGQKTKQAQSRRKMLDKLETIDRPEDVWATAERVRFRFAPAPRSGDIVLDARGLGASRGGRTLFSGVDLLLRRGDRVGIVGPNGTGKSTLLKLLAGAGAPEDAGDVRRGTNLCQGYFDQHLGSLDPSRTAVEEIRSVRADMNVDATRQYLSRFRFYGDDALRKVQGFSGGERSRLALGKLLLEPRNLLFLDEPTNHLDIPAAEILEEALAGFEGTVLLVSHDRRFLEAVTTRIVAVREGRVDIYPGGFRDYRDNLEKLAAEAEEAERAREEGERAKGARGARKAASAPPPREEPRAEAADRGAKAPGRAVRRSGATMPPPDDAGAGDAAARRRAFESDKAAARATERKRKRVKELEAEIAAGESRLAEMREALKQDPGGDWAKLAAAAREEQALAKRVDAAMAEWMALSEELGAAATLGGEA from the coding sequence ATGACGGTCCTCCAGGTCGCCGACCTCAGCTTCGGTTACGGCGCGGACAGGCTCTTCCAGGGCATCACCTTCTCCCTGGAGCAAGGCCAGCGCGCCGCGCTCGTCGCCCCGAACGGCGCGGGCAAATCGACGCTGCTCCGCCTTGTCACCCGCGAGCTCACCCCCGACACGGGCTCGGTCGTGATCCGCAAGGGGATCCGGTTCGCGTACTTCCGGCAGTCGCACGAGCTCGCGGCCGAGGGCACGGTGCTCGACGCCTTCCTCTCCGGCTTCTCCGAGGTGCTCGAGCTGCGCCACGCCCTCACCGCGGCGCAGCACGCGGCCGCCAGCGGCAGCGAGGCCGACCTCGCCCGCCTCAGCGATCTCACCGACCGCTACCACATCGCCGGCGGCGACGACCTCGAGCGCCGCGTGGAGATCATCGCGGCCCACCTCGGGTTCTCGCCCGCCGACATGGATCGCCCCGTCGCGAGCCTGTCCGGCGGCGAGCGCGGGCGCCTGCAGCTCGGCGTTGTGCTCGCCATCGAGCCCGATCTCCTGCTGCTCGACGAGCCCACGAACCACCTCGACATCGAGACCATCACCTGGCTCGAGAAGCACCTCGCGGGCCTCGGCGGCGCGCTGCTCTGCGTCTCGCACGACCGCGCGTTCCTCGACGCCGTCTGCCCGCACACGTTCGAGCTCGGGCAGCGCAGCTTCCGCGCCTACCCGCTCAAGTACAGCGACTACGCGCTCGCCCGCGAGGAGGACCTCGCCCGGGAGCGGGAGCTCGCCGAGCGGCAAGAGGCGTTCGTCGCCAAGACCGAGGACTTCATCCGGCGCAACATCGCCGGCCAGAAGACGAAGCAGGCGCAGAGCCGGCGCAAGATGCTCGACAAGCTCGAGACGATCGACCGGCCCGAGGACGTGTGGGCGACCGCCGAGAGGGTCCGGTTCCGGTTCGCGCCCGCCCCGCGCAGCGGGGACATCGTGCTCGACGCGCGCGGGCTGGGCGCCTCGCGCGGCGGGCGCACGCTCTTCTCCGGCGTGGACCTCCTCCTGCGGCGCGGCGACCGCGTCGGGATCGTGGGGCCCAACGGGACCGGCAAATCGACGCTGCTCAAGCTGCTCGCGGGCGCGGGCGCGCCCGAGGACGCGGGCGACGTGCGGCGCGGGACGAACCTCTGCCAGGGCTACTTCGACCAGCACCTCGGCTCGCTCGACCCGTCGAGGACCGCGGTCGAGGAGATCCGCAGCGTGCGGGCCGACATGAACGTCGACGCGACACGCCAGTACCTGTCGCGCTTCCGCTTCTACGGGGACGACGCGCTCCGGAAGGTGCAGGGCTTCTCCGGCGGCGAGCGGAGCCGGCTCGCGCTCGGCAAGCTGCTCCTCGAGCCGCGCAACCTGCTCTTCCTCGACGAGCCGACGAACCACCTCGACATCCCCGCCGCCGAGATCCTCGAGGAGGCGCTCGCGGGCTTCGAGGGCACGGTGCTGCTCGTCTCGCACGACCGCAGGTTCCTCGAGGCGGTGACGACGCGCATCGTCGCGGTGCGCGAGGGGCGCGTGGACATCTACCCCGGCGGCTTCCGCGACTACCGCGACAACCTCGAGAAGCTCGCGGCCGAGGCGGAGGAGGCGGAGCGCGCGCGCGAGGAGGGCGAGAGGGCGAAGGGCGCGCGGGGAGCGCGGAAGGCGGCGAGCGCGCCGCCGCCGCGCGAGGAGCCGCGGGCGGAGGCGGCGGACAGGGGCGCGAAGGCTCCTGGCCGCGCGGTGCGGCGGAGCGGCGCGACGATGCCGCCGCCGGACGACGCGGGCGCGGGCGACGCGGCGGCGCGGCGCCGGGCGTTCGAGAGCGACAAGGCGGCGGCGCGGGCGACGGAGCGCAAGCGCAAGCGGGTCAAGGAGCTGGAGGCGGAGATCGCGGCGGGCGAGTCGCGGCTCGCGGAGATGCGCGAGGCGCTCAAGCAGGACCCGGGCGGCGACTGGGCGAAGCTCGCAGCGGCGGCGCGCGAGGAGCAGGCGCTCGCGAAGCGCGTCGACGCGGCGATGGCGGAGTGGATGGCCCTGAGCGAGGAGCTCGGGGCCGCGGCGACGTTGGGAGGCGAGGCGTGA